The sequence CACGTTGCATCGCTCATTCTGGCTCCTGCTGTCCGGCTTGATTCCAGTGGCCAGCTCCCCGAGCTTGCTGAAGAACTCTCTCTGCATGAAGCTCTGTGGCAGGAGCCCCCCGTATGCGCTGAAGTCCATGGACATGGCCAGGGCGGGGGACATATGGAGGGATGAGGCCACCGAGCTGGGCATGGACAGCACTGTCTCGCTTTTGTGGTTGGGAGGCACAGAGTACAAAGAGGCCAGGTGTTTCTCGGTCAGGCCGGCCACACCCTCCAGGCCTGTCTGGACGGCGTCGCCCTGCAGGTCCACGGCCCCACCCTCTTCCCGGACATAGTGTAGCTCGCGTGCACTTGTGATCACACTGCTCCTGGTGGGCGTTCCCGGGCCATCCCTGTTTTTGTCAGGCTCTCCGCTCTTCTCCCCATTGCTGGAGGACCCTGACTCCATCACCCTGGGGCTCTCACAGCCCCCGCCCTCATCCACCTGCATCATTTCAGTCTTTACCTCAGCCAGCAGCGGCTGAGAGTTTCCCTGGGCCAGCAGGTCCCCGCTGGTGTTCTGTTGCATGCTGCTCTGCAGCAGAGACTGCCCAATGCTCATGAGGCTGTCCACTGCGGCCTTGGTGGGGCTCATGGTGGAGAGGCCGAAGGATGTCGAGACTGAAGGGCTCTGGTCAACCATGTTAGCCAGACCCAAGCCCTGCTGCGCGGAGGCAATGTAGCCGCCCTCTTCCATGGAATGCTTCTTTGACATCAATGCGTTCTTCCCATGCCTCACCTTGCGGTCCTCGTCCTCTTCCCCACCACCGTCGTGCATGGTGACCTCTGCTTCATTCTCGTCTGAGGACTGGATGGTCTCCAGGATCTTCAGACACTGCTCCTCCAGGTACTCTATCTCTAGGATCTCTGCCGCATACAGTAGGTCATCCAAGTCCTCTACTTTGGCCTGGAGGGTGGCGGTGTAGGCATACTCCAGGATCTGCTGGAAGGTCTTTGGCGAGAGGAAGTCCAGGGTGTAATGTTGGCTGTTGCGGTGGAACAGGATCTCAAACATCTTGCTGGTGCAGGCCAGCACTGTCCGGTGAGCGTGGAACTCATGGTTGTCCACCATAATAACCACGTCACACAGTGTCCCTGCCAGACGCATCTGGTTAGCCTTCTGCAGGAGCGCTGTGGGATGGGTTGGGTTCTGGAGCTGGATCATACCCATTTTAGTCAAATCCATAACTTAGCCGAAATCCACTGAACCAACACATGAGGCTGTCCACCCCCCTCCGGTGTTTGTTCAGTTATCTTTGTAAACAAGATAAAATATAATCTgggaagaacaaaaaagagccaaaaaaaaaaaaaaaaaacagattaaacacGGAAGAACGTAAACCCAGcaaataacatttgtttttcagtaacTCTCAGATGAAATTAGTATTTAGAGATTTATGAGAAAAAATTATGATGACAGAAATACTACTGCCTGCAAAATGAGCTGTCCTGTCAGTTTTTAGCATGAATGGAAATCTACTTCTGCTCATACAAAGATAGTTTAGAACTGTCTAATGTTCTGGGGCAATTTTAAATTTTACCCACTGCCAGTGgttaaaaatagtaaaaaaaaaaaaaaaaaaaaaagtttccctgTGATTGACACATACATGCTTTTAAAACACTATTTGCATTTGttgcagcaataaaaaaatggagaaaacataGCATACATAAATATTGATATGGAAATCCATGGAAATGGATAATTAAATAAGTATAAAAAGCTGCgctgatattttcatttatgaagGAATAAATCCTCATTTTACATCgaaaatatgcataatttattcatgaaaacaatataattaatattacgAAAATACTGAAGACGGAATACTTGCCGATAGATGGTAATATACTAAGCTTTATTAGTagaaaggaacaaaataaagatGATCAGTAACCCTCTTCAACGCCACCCTTTCAATTTGTTTCGAAAATGAGAGCATGGACCGCTGTAAGATCACCGCACACATTTTAACGTAAagaagaatgcaaaaaaaaaaatgccggCTAAATATTATACGGTGCCACTCGATTTCCACCTCCCCAAAAACACCTTTAGCaacaattatttaatatataagGGAAGGTCTTGAAGACCTACAATGAGCGAGAAAACCTGGCAATCTCGTGGCCTTTGTTTGAACGTGTTAGTGCTCGGTTCACAAAGACCATCAACACCCATTCTAAAATGGAATGGCAATCTTATTCCGTATTCTCATCACAGACTGGAATACTGGGCAGCGCATGGAGTACACAGTGAACGGTGCCAGGAATACCCGGAACGGAGGACGTCGCAAAGGCGCCGCGCCTGTGCACTAACAAGCTAACATCACGTCCACATGTGTAGGAGAAAGCTATGCCCTGCAATACtgaattcaaactgaaatagGCTACACAGAGTATcacaatgcattgtgttttaataaCCCGCCGAATTGACCAATACTCTAAAACTTGCACGCGAGTAGTAATTTGCGCGGGGGACTTCGATATGTTCAATTGCCCAACTTCTTACTTGTTTTAAAGTACGATTATTTATTCCAATAGGCGAGACTGACAAGGCACACGTGAGGAAATATCACCTGGATGGTGATTTTGAATCGTTAGTTCAGGATACATTTAAAGAGcgtttataaataatataatgcgACTGCAGAAcggtaaaaaataaaaattagcaAACAGAAATAGACAACTGATTCTTCTAATTTCAGTATACGTAGAAAGCAAGTCGAGACGTTCCCCGATAGCTGAATTATCAACATAGACAGGTTTGGGTAAAAAAACAAGcttcaaatacacaaaatatcaTAATTTCGGTGCGATCCACTCGCTACATTTTACACGTTGCTGTAATATGAACATAATTCTTCACAGCTAAATGAAATCAGTGCCTTTGTGCAGACTGAATCAACTTGTAAATTGActgagtgtaaaaaaaatctggttcATAGAAAGAATGGTCTTGTATCGGATACTCTGGGCATAGATGAGGTCTTGGAACAAACGTATAAAATGAAGCACGCTAAAAATACGTTGACTTGATGAACCCACTAAGACGTTTTATGACTTGAATTTCAATTGGCTCTCATTTACAGTAACCTATGGCCCTGTAAAAATAAGACTGTTACCCATCGACTGTGATGTGCAATTTACTTAATGCCTCAAAAATAGAACCGAAAGTTATAAATGAACATGAACAGTCAAAGAATACATAACTACATAAAGAAACGACCAAACCTTCTGCCCAATGCATCCTAAAATTAAGGATAAAAGCGCCAAATCAATAATATATAATAGCAGACATTTAGCTCGGCTATACACCTATACGTAACCTTTATATCCAAATACATCATCGAAAGTCATCCTACTGTCCGTTTCGATACAAAACGCAATGACGCCGACAAAAGGCAATTAATTGAAGCCCCGACTAAAAATCCACTGTACTCTGCCATAAGCTCAGACTGAAGTGTGCCGTTCCACGGAATGCGTTCCGATGTTGTGATATAAAGAGCACTAGGCTACTAcaaattattataaatacatttgacGCCAAAGTAGGCTATATTTTCTTCAATCGCCACAAATACACTTACACCACGGTACCTTCACCTCACGAACACGTCGAACAAATACAACTAAAAGTATAAGATTTCGGCAGATACCCAACAAGATTAACTCCAACTGTTTGAAAAGCTATTTCAATTGGTGACTTACAGAAGGCACTAATTAACCCACGTGAATCGTTTATAGTAAATGCCCACAGCTTGAGGGCGTCATACTTTAACATATTGACATCCTCTGGcttgaagaaaaggaaaagaaacacttCGCTACATAACAATTCACCGCCGGTGTATCTGTATTCAGTGATTTAAATTCCCTAGTGATAGTATAGTCTTCGTAAACAATGGATGCTTCCCAAATCAAAGGATTAGAAATCGTCATTAGAGAATCAAATGGTCTCTTCTATGAACATAATGGTCCTTTAGGTGGACATATTATCAGGTTGCTAACCCCTGTTCGTGATGATTTGACGGCACGGTTTCACAAATGCATCAAGTGTATGAAGATTCAGGCGTAAAATTTAAATAGCCATGAAAGTACCTTCAGAAATCACAATGGGTTGATTGAATGGTACACAGACATACCTAAACAAGACTTcgcaaacatttaaataatagaTTTAAGAATAAACCAATGCATTTGGCAGCACGTCATCCTGTCTGGTGTGCAACGAACTGTGTGACCAGACCTCACGTTCCTCCTGTTGTGATCTCTAGAATACTAAAACAGGCGGCTACGTCAACGTAACATCTTTACATACTCTCTGCATTTATAAACACGTTAAGTTCATCATCTCTTGCAGTGGGCAATACTTTTTGACGGATTAGATAAAACAATCCACACGAAATTGAGGCACAGAATACTTTATGACACTCAACGAGACCATCAAAAGGCTCTATCAACTTCACTACACAGCAGAGTACTGGAAAACACCGTATGTTGTGGTTGTTTGAAGTGAAGGAgattaaacatacatttactaTTCATACTAATGAACACTTCCACTGTACCAAGACAACAGTCAGCATGCAGAGAGACGGGTCTGTTTAAACGCTGGATCTGTTTATTAGCTGCGCGCCCGTCAGCAACGTGTACTTACCTAGTTTGCGCGTTTAGTTCCCCAATGTGTAGTTATTAGGGCAACAGCATAGTAACGCAGTTCACAGTACCCGCTCTCTCACGCACTAACTCGCCTTCGCTTTCGGGTTAGCAAATCAACACAATGGTGACGTCAACGCACTGACTcactcttctttctctctgatcCATGCAAACACTGCGAAAGTGAGACACCTAGGGGGCTGCCATCTTTAATGCTAAATGTTGAACGTGTGTGAATTAATTAGCTGGCATTGACACCTCGGCTACCGCCcaggaaaaaagacagcacattattattattattattattattatcatcatcaattattattattgttgttgttgttactatTATAAATCGCATTGCTTAGGAAATGTTATATCGGCCAGTAATGTTTTAAGACAAAAGTTAAAGTGACATCGGGTCTCTTGTACATATTCAGTATTGTAACCAATGACACTATAATAACAGAAGAATACCATTTGGATAACTTCAAACATGCATAACTTAATCGTATGCCATTATTTCATACAGTCTGCTACAGTAAGAAATCGGAAAAATTTTGTTTGACACAGCATTGCACGGTGCCTGACTCTGGGGCATCACTTTAACGATGCTGCAAACGTAATACGCAGAGAAATTTCAGGTGCTTGTTTAGCTAAATTTTAGAAATTACATAAGATTTCTGCTGTTGCGCAGGTCCATCAAGACtgcttacatttaaaatatgtaagtaGTCTATAAATTTTCTCATCGTACGGTGTTTAACCTTTCAGAAACGCTGTGTTTTATACTGTGCGTCGTGATCTCATTTCCGtggaagaaaggaaaacacttcacacactAGTTTGTGGACTCAACTACGCGGCAACATGTGGCTGTTTCAGTAGTTTTACTCGCTGTCCTTAGCATAAGACATAGTACCTCTCTCTGTAAAATTGCACGCTGCTGTGAGTATGATTACTTTAGTTCAGATTCTTATTCTGTCGCTCTCCCTTGAAATGCtgcaattaattttatttaattaggCGAATATACTGCCGTTATTAACAACTGTAACCACTGACATCTAATTAGCCAGGTGTAGGGCGAGTAGCGTTTGACTGTGCCAAGGCATGGCTGTTACCAGAGTTAAACACTGGCTTGAGttttaaatctaatttaaaCACGAGACAATGGTTACTGGTTATTACGTTAAAATGTGCGCATGCCCAGCATTCTGTTTTATGTTAACTGCAGTTGTTGCTCGTCTACTTTTAAAATGGGTGTGAGAATTCTGCAGCACAGTCGTTATTAACCTATGATGTTCTTTACAGGAAACAAATACTACCTCACAATTAAAGATTGAATAATATAAATTGACATGTCTCATGATACATTACTGTGTCTCTCCCTGGGTCACAGAGGTATTTTATCAAAGGTAATAGCAACCTTGTTGTGGCCCATAGCAGGATTGatggttgattgattgactcAATCAAGTCATTTTAGTAAAACATATTCTTCAAGAATCCCATTCAGCTTAAGTATATCATACCAATGACATGTCCTGctaaaatgtgcaaaacctGCAAAGAATGATTTAATGTAAAAGATGCCTGAAGTGTCTTGTCCTCTGCATTTGCAATGACTGTATGGACAATAGTTTCTGACCAACACATGAATGTCTAAGAGCAAATGATGTCCTATTCATGGTTCACAAGACAAGACAAACCTAAAAAGACTCAAACGAAAGTGGAACATTCTATCtcaatgtacattttcaacTCTCAGATGAAGAAAGAATGGTGTtgtggaaatgtaaatgtaaatgactcaGAGGAttagaaaagaaatgaaaaaagtgctCAGGTGAAAGGTGTAATggcacatttcaaatgtaagtGAATTTAAAGTGAAAGTGAAGAGATGCCAAAAAGCGATAACATGTTCCCTGtaccatatactgtacaagCAGATCATTGGAGTAAAAGTTGTATATCAGAAAGTAAACATTTGACATTGGTGTGATAATGGACAAAATGGAGGCAACTGAGCATTGTCAGTATTTATGATGATGAAGATATTGATGTGATAGTGGACAAGGTTTTCAAAACTAACAATGTAATTGCAGAGGTGGTTTCTCTTAGAGGCCCTTACTCTGGTGGGAAATGATCCAATAGTTGCAGTTGAAAAAACCATTGTGAAAAACTAATAAGAGCTGTCCATACTGGAGTAAGATGAATTGACCTGGAAGCTGGAATGAAGAGGACATGCTTTAAGACACATACtgttgcaaatgaaatgaagctATACGACTGAATCATCTTGGACTGTTTGTGtggtaaaaatgtttacaacaaGCAAGAATTCTTTGGTTTTTTGTATTAATACTGACAATTCCACATGACAAGTTTACTAAGCAAGTCCAAAATTTGCAAGTCTTCCAGTAACAGTTACCATGTTTAGCTTAGGCAAAAGCTCCTACAGGTAATATTCTGTGATGGTATTGAAATACATTAAACTggcaaaaaagaggaaacataTTACACAGTCTTGTTGAAAATATGCAGTGTGAAATGATtgcaaaatactgaaatactgtatgtgcagtcTGTCAGCACCAAGCATGCACCCTGTCAGATTTAGTAAGTCATCCCTGAGAACTCTGTAGACATCATTATCACAAACTCTAAAATCCACAACAACACTATCTGAGGAAATGTTGATTTCAAGTGGGGCATGTGCTGTTGTTGGTGTATGTGTCAGTTTTGGTGGTAAAGATATCCTGTGGCTGCTCTGCTGGGATAATGTTTTCCAATCTGGAGACAGCTGCTGTTAGTCTCTCATATACAATAGCAGACTTGACAGGAACAAACTGCATGTCTGTTTCTCACTGGCACTCCCATGAGGAGACTGCTGTATTACATCGATTGACTTACCAGATTCTAATGAGTACCAGACTCAGGCAGAAAGAAGTACCAATAAAAGCAGTGAGGCTttcctttatttacatttgaaattcatCAATAGAATGTTAGAACATAAATACTCTTGTGCCATCCA comes from Megalops cyprinoides isolate fMegCyp1 chromosome 3, fMegCyp1.pri, whole genome shotgun sequence and encodes:
- the zbtb16a gene encoding zinc finger and BTB domain-containing protein 16-A translates to MDLTKMGMIQLQNPTHPTALLQKANQMRLAGTLCDVVIMVDNHEFHAHRTVLACTSKMFEILFHRNSQHYTLDFLSPKTFQQILEYAYTATLQAKVEDLDDLLYAAEILEIEYLEEQCLKILETIQSSDENEAEVTMHDGGGEEDEDRKVRHGKNALMSKKHSMEEGGYIASAQQGLGLANMVDQSPSVSTSFGLSTMSPTKAAVDSLMSIGQSLLQSSMQQNTSGDLLAQGNSQPLLAEVKTEMMQVDEGGGCESPRVMESGSSSNGEKSGEPDKNRDGPGTPTRSSVITSARELHYVREEGGAVDLQGDAVQTGLEGVAGLTEKHLASLYSVPPNHKSETVLSMPSSVASSLHMSPALAMSMDFSAYGGLLPQSFMQREFFSKLGELATGIKPDSRSQNERCNVCGIELPDNDAVEQHRKLHSGMKTYGCDLCGKHFLDSLRLRMHLLSHSADAKAIVCDQCGAQFPKEDALEAHRQIHTGSDMAIFCLLCGKRFQTQTALQQHMEVHAGVRSYICSECNRTFPSHTALKRHLRSHTGDHPFECEFCGSCFRDESTLKGHKRIHTGEKPYECNGCGKKFSLKHQLETHYRVHTGEKPFECKLCHQRSRDYSAMIKHLRTHNGASPYQCTICLEYCPSLSAMQKHMKGHKPEDIPPDWRIEKTYLYLCYV